The DNA window ATTTTGATCAACTACGGTATTTTTGGATTTTGCGTTTACCTTAGATGCGATACTATCGTTTAAGTACGACTTTAACTTATCACCATCTATTCGCGCTCTCAGCACATTGTCTACCGATTGTACGTTAATCCACTTTGCCACTTCTTCCCGACTCGGCTGAAAAGTTTTTTCGCTCGCCAATAGGGTAATTTGATGATTTAGAATTGAGTTAGCGTCTTGTACCGCGATGGTTAGATTCTCTGGGAGGATGTCGGCCAATTTGGGCGTGAGCGGAACAGATATGGCAGTTTGATGTTGGACGATAGCCCGACCGATACTTTCCGATAGCGCATCGTTATCTACCCACATTCCACTGCTATTTTGATTCACCGTAACCGGATTGGTAGATAGATTTAAGCTGGCGTCGGTGGGTTGTTGACTAAAAGTGGGGTAAATATTTTTTTCAAAATAGGTTTTTTTGGTAGTTTCAGAAATTTTATATGACAGTTTGATATTATTGGATTGTGTTACAAATGCCCAAAGCAGTTTGAATGGTCCCAGCCCGACAATTTTGTCGTGGCTTAAATTATAGGCCTGATCAATCATTTGGCTTGTATTGATCGTAACACCAAGATCGGATAATGAAGCGGTTTTTTTAGCATCACCCGAGGTGAATGTGATGCCTTGCTTATTGCGCTCTGTCATTGCTGCGGATAAATTTTCGGTTAATTGAGCTCGATTTTGTTTGGCATAACTTATGCCATCAATTTTGATGCCAGGCAGAATTTGATCAGCGTAGGCATATTCGGACGCCAAAGCAGCCACAATTATCAAAACAATGGCCACAACCACCCCCAAAACAATTTTTTTCCACATACTATTATTCTAACAGAACAACTGCCAGCTTGCGAAATAGGTCATTTTTAGTTATAATTTGAATATCATATCACATATCGCGGGCTTGTAGCTTCCCGACGCTTGCGGTCGGGATCCCGACAGTATCGTCGGAACAGTTGGTTAAAAAGAATATAATCAGATAATACTTATTCGGGCTTGTAGCTCAGTTGGTTAGAGCAGACGGCTTATATCCGTCCGGTCGTAGGTTCAAGTCCTACCAAGCCCACCAATTTATTACTATTTTCCGAGACTAATTTGACGTTTTTTGAACAAGTCCTCGCCTATCATTACTACTATTGCAGATAACACCGGAGCAATCCAACCGATAATCGAGAGCGGACGAGTGTTTAATACCTGGTTAAAGAATGGTAAGTAGATAACCAGCAAAGTAATTACGAAAGACCCTAACATCGCCAACAGTAACTTATTGTTTGGCTTTTTTGTTAGTTGCATTAAAGTTTGAGTTTCACTGCGTGAATGTAAGGCAAAAGAAATCATAAATAGCGCCAGTGCCAAAAAGGCGGCTGATGAAGCCATCGTAGCCATTTCGTGGCTAATTGCCATATCGCTATTAAAGCGCCACCCGTTCTGAAAAAGTATGACATAGTATGATAATATTGCACCACAAGCAGCTACGCCACCATTTCGTAAAATCCGCCAAATTGTCACCGAAGCAATTAAGACTTGATTGTATCGGCTGGGATGATGCCTCATTATGTCCGGTTCTGAACCGTCTACGCCCAAAGCCAATGATGGCATTAGGCCGATCATAAAATCTAAAATAATAATCTGTACCGGCAACAAAACCGGCGGCAAGCCAAGCATTAATCCAAAAATTACCACTAGAATTTGCACCGCAACGGTGGCAAATTCATAAAACACGAACTTTCTAATGTTGTTAAATATAATCCGGCCTTCTTTAATTGATTCCACAATAGTTGAGTACGAGTCGTCTTTAAGCACCATCCCCGCAGACTCTCTAGCAATGTCAGTGCCATATTTACCCATCGCAATACCAATATCAGCCTGGCGCAACGCTGGGGCATCGTTGACCCCATCGCCGGTCATACCCACCACTTCATAATTAGATTGCAACGCTTGAACGATTTTTTGTTTCTGTCGTGGATCAATTTCCGAAAAAAGTACCGGCTCCGGGTTCTTTAACATTCGACGGAGTTGGTTCACAGACAAATGCATCAGCTCGCTTCCGGTGATGATTTTTGGGTCATCGGTGTACAAACCAATTTGTTTTCCAATACTGATAGCGGTTTTAGACCAATCACCGGTGATCATAATGGTACGCACATTTGCATCCTTGGAAATTGCGATTGAACGGTCGATGCCGGTTTTTGGGGCATCAGTTAAACTAACAAGTGCAATAGGATGCAAGTGATTCTCTATCTCGGCATCAAAATTTTCCGGATTTGGCTGGAATTTTTTCCACTCATCTTTCGATATCTGCCTCATCGCTAAAATAATGATTTTTTTACCTTTTTCCGACCATTCATCCATTGTTTGTTCTATTTGATCCTGAACACGTTCGTTAAATTGGCTAAGTAAACCGTTTGGCGCCCCTTTGGTTAAACACCAAATATTGCGCTCGGCATCTTCCACAATAACCGACATCCGTTTTCGAACTGAATCAAATGGCAATTGTGCAATTTCCGTAAATCGTTTTCGTTCAAGATTAAACACCTTGCGGTTCATTGATTGATACAACGCCACATCAACCTGATCGCCAATTACTCCCTTGGTTGAAATAACCGCCGAATTGCAACAAGCGATAATGGCGTTATACCATTCTGAGCTCTGTTTTGACTGGTTTAACATCTTGGTTTCAGACAGTTCTAGTTGGTTATTAGTTAAGGTACCGGTTTTATCGGTACAAATGACTGTTACCGATCCCAGTGTTTGCACTATTGGTAACCTACGCACAATGGCTTGTTTTTTGACCAATCGCATTGAACCCACTGCCAATGTAACCGAAACCGCCGAGGTCAATCCTTCAGGCACAATGGCCACCATTGACGAAATCACCAGTAACATCGTTTGGGTTATTGAACGTTCTGAATAGATGCTTAACAGTAAAATTACCAACCCGATAATTAGTCCGGACACCGCAGAGAAACGACTAATTTGATCAATTTGCTTTTCTAACGGAGTTTTAGGTGGTTTTGCCGCCAGTACTAAATCGGCAACCTGGCCAATCACCGTTTGCTCTCCAACGGCAATCACCACCGCCTCAGCATCTCCCTCAACCACGCTTGTGCCGGCAAACACACAGTTGTCCAGCTCGGCAATAGGACGGTTGCTGTGTTTAAGCTCTCCGGCATACTTTATTTTTGATTCAAATTCTCCGGTAAGTGCGGATTCATTTAATTTTAATGACGAGGCTTTAATCAGTCTGGCATCAACCGGCACCATATCGCCAGCGGAAATCAGCAAGATGTCACCCAAAACAATATTTTTTGATCTAATAGTAGCGATGCCACCCTTGCGTCTGACACGAGAATACTGGGGTATTAATTTTTTGAATTCGGCCAGTGCACTTTCAGCCCGATATTCTTGAACCGAACCGATGATTGCGTTTATTAACACCACGGTCAAAATTACCCACCCTTGCGACTTTTCGTCAACTATAAAGGAAAAAATCGCGCCAATAAACAGTAGAAATACGAGCGCACTTTTAAACTGGCTTAAAAATAACTTTAGCCAAAAAAACAGTTGATTTTGTTTGGCTTCACGAATCTTTAGACCTTGCAGCCGTTTATCTGCCTCGTACTCGGTCAAGCCGTCACTAGAAGTTCGCAAAAAATCAAAGACCTGATCGATCTTGTCTTCGATTAAAAATCGATGCTTAACACCCAACCCCTCCATTAAAATACCCCTCTATTAATAATGTTATTTAACTGCGTCTTTGATGGCGTTGGGCTCGAATCCGATCACAATGTTTTCTACATCACTGGTATCCGCATTAATTGTAATTAACGCCGGCACGCTCCATTGGCCTGTCACTTTTACCAACTCTTCCTTTGCGTCATCATCTTTATCCAAATTTACTTCCTCGAAATCAACCTTGAGATCGAGTAATAGCGCCTTGGTAAGGCGACAGTGCTCGCTACCAGAGATGGTGTATAAACAGATTTTACTTGCCATATTAACGCCTTATTTTATTAATGTTTTAATAGTTAAATAGCTATCTAATATAACCATGATCTCCGCGATGTTTCCAGAGGCATATTCAATGCCTCCGGTGCGCTCAACCAAACGGCGTATCATTACATCTGCGCCCTCTGAGCAGCTAACCATGCCAGATGGAAGTTTAGCCGCCCACTGCATAATCGGCAATGAAAATCGGTTATCGCCACAAACTGCTACAAAAATATCTTTACCGATAGCCTGCAAAACGGTTTCTACTGCCGGAATATCCGTTATCTCGCCTGGACGAATTACTGAACCTCTTGAACCCAGATGCACAAAACTAATTTTGTTTAGATACTGATCTATGCGCTCCATATCCCACAAACGATCATCGGGCTGAGCGGCAAAAATCCCACTTAAACTCGGATCAGCGTTGAGGAAAAAGTTGGTAGCATGATTTTGGACAGCTTCAACATCTTCTTTAACCAAATCGGCTAATGCGGTTGCAAAACACAACATTAACATTTTAGCGGCATCTTTATCTAACGAGTTATCAGTCCCACGAGCGAATGGATGCACCCTAATTCCACAAGAAAACTCGGTCGAGCTGAAGTAGAATTTATCTCGAATATTTTGATCTTTTGACATACTGCTGGCCGCCAATGCCACCCGGTCCATAACCTGAGTGATTTCTCCGCGCACACCCTCGGTAAAATCTTTCTTCTCTTTTTTATCACCGCCAAGATACAGACCAAGACCAGATTCATATACAATACTCACCCGACCATCGGCAATTGCCACACCACCAACAAGCGCGGTAATTAAAATGGTGGTAACATCAGCTGAATCGTGGGACAAAAAGACCATATGAGCGGTTGGGTGATTTGCAATAAACTGAGTAAAATATGGGATCAATTCGGTGCGAATTTGCGGAATGTCGTGATCAGTAACGATCAAATCATCAATGTGAAAAATCAATGCAATTTGTGGCTTAAAATCATAATTTAGCATCTGCAATGCAATGGTTAGCGACTCGGCAGTTGCGCGTGGCAATAAATTTATAATACTGGCTTTATCTTCGTCTGGAATGTTAGATAGCAGACTCTGGGCTTGCTGCTTGGCTTGATCACGTGCGGTTTCGGCGTTATGACCCAGTAATTCGTCAATCAGTTTGAGCTCTGGCACCAACGCCTCAAGACGAGCCAATTTTTTCAGATCGGCTTTGTTGGCTAATGATTCGACTAATTTAACAATGTCTTCTTTTTTCGCCATAATACTTATATCATAGCGGTTGGAGACAAAAAATAACAGTGACAAAATATATTAATGCGAAGGCGTCGCGCAACAGTTGCTCGCGACGCCTAAGTTGGCAATCAACGCCCTTTCCCATTCAGGGCAGAATCGCCTTGATCACATGACCTGTGTAATGGCCACGCATCCCTGGAACTTCGTCCATCTCGAAGAAGATCGTATTGCCCACCACACTGTCGGTGATCTCCTCAGACGGGAACCGAACACCCCTCAAGATGGACTTTCCGGAGACTATCTCGACACCCTGCCATTCCCTAGTCTGAGCAGTCGCATCCTCTACCCTGCTGACTATGCCAAATACCAGCACAGCGCTCACCTCCCGAAGGTAATTGAAGATCTTGCTACAAAAATATCATTATTTTTAATTTTTGTCAATATGGATGTCAATAACTGGCATAAGTACGCTTTGACATTACTCGTCATTTCGACAATCGTGAGCGAAGTCGAACGACGAGAAATCCCGACTGTTTTAGATCAATACGGGATCTCTCTCCGCCAGCTGGCGAATTTGAGATGACGAGGTTCTTTCCATCTTCCATCATCCATTCTCAATTTTCCGAACCCTACATCGGCCTTAGAGTACCGGCAAAGATCTGCCAAGCCAGTAGCGATTTCGCCACCAAGCTGAGTAAAATATACATTCCTTCGCCGAATAAATAGTTCTTCCACGGCCCCACTTTTTGATACTGCAAATACATATTCAAAGCAAAGCTAAAGAAGAATATAAAGATGGATACAAAAATCCAATAAACAAACGTGGGAATAGCGTTACCTTCAACCGTACCCGCACCCCAAAAGTAGATAGCAATCGCTACCCATGGCAACAATCCCGCTAAACTACCCACCGAAAAAGCAGTCCAGTCTACGTCTGATTTTTTCTGATTATAAACTTCCATCACCAAACCACATAAGTTCATCACCGCGGTTAAACCAAACATCATCATTAAACTAGATAAATCATATATCCCGCTTAGCATGCCAATTAGCACAATCATAAGCGCAGCCGAGATTGAATATTCGTACCAGCGCGCTTTATTCATCCCCTTTTCTAAATTGGCAGCGTAGGTGCGATAGTAAAAAGTGGCAATAGCAAAATGAAACAATGCCGAAATAAAGAAGAATAGCGCCACACCATAGCCCAAATTAACGTGAAACAGATTCTTTGTAGCTGAATCTAACGTTTGTGTGAACGAATTGAACTGCAAAAAACTGGTGTTTACCGGCAACTTAAAATTGGTGCTCAGACAAATTATCACCACCCCCTGCACAAAGTGCAAAAACCCCATTAGTGTGTTATAAACCCGAAATTTACGAATTTGTTTTTCCACAAATCCTCCTTTAGCTTATTCTAAGGTAATTACTATATTAGTACAACCAAGAATTAACCCACACGTGCCGAGCTAGCCAGAAATGCGACAACCCGGTTCCCGTGCCCCATGGAATAAAGTACAGTCCGGAAGAAAGTAAAATTATCACGATTAGCAAGCATAACCATGGTTGTTTATGCCAAACAATGTTCAACCAATATCCTAAAATCAGCAGTGCCATACCGTAAGCGGGTAAGTAATGATAGTTAAACAAGACGCGCTTGATCGGCATCCATGGCAGCCAAAACGCAAAGAATCCAATTAGTAACGGCGTTAAAACGTGGTCAGCGATAGACAATTTTAATCTAAACCGCTGCCACATCAAATAAATAACACTCCAAATTACCGCCAATCCGCTAGTCCACCAAACCAATGGATTGCCAATGGCGGTTATTAGCCGAGTGACACCACCGGAATCTTCGTTAAAGTAAAACAGTACCGGTCTGGTTAACAGCGGCCATGTCCACCATTGTGACCCCCAAGGGTGCGTGGCAGTTAAGGTTAAATGATAATTCCAGGCGTGCTGATTCCAGTACCAACCGTCTAACCATGGATTTGAGGAGGCAATAATCGCTTGCCCGAGCATCACGAATGCTTGATAAATCACAACCGTAATAGTTAAGCTCAGTATAAATCGCCACAGCATTTTTTTGCGCCACATTATGTATCCGATGGGCGCAAGAACACCAAGCGCCATCCATTTGATGGAAAATGTTAATCCAAGTAGAACAGCTAGCCAAATTAGTTGTTTTGGCTTCGTTACTCGTAAAGTATAAAGCCAACAAGCAAAAATGAAGAAAAATAGGATACCGTCCATTAGCCCGGAGCGTGAATAGGAGATCAAAATGGTTTCCACGGAAAGTAGGGCGAACATAATCACAGCGGAAACGACACTTTTATTCTGTTTAAGGCTGATTAATGCGAATAATGGAACAATCGCCAGGCCAAAAATTGCGGGAATAATGCGCCAACCCAACGGATTATCTTTGAAAATAAACATACCAATGGCAATTAACCATTTGCCAAATGGGGGATGCACATCAAAAAAAGCGGTGCGGGTTAGATAATCGTTAGCAAAAACCGGAAAATAGACCTCGTCAAAGATACGTTCGTTTGGGAAATGCAGATCGTAAGTTCGTGCAATTACCCCCACCACTCCCACCAAAACGGTGACGCAAATAAGTAGCAAAAACGGATAGTATGACTTCTTCATACTATTTCTTAGATCGTTTTACTGATTTTTGCTTCCCCCAATCAATTAGTGGCGCCGCTTTACCAGCTTTTGAAGATAAATATTGATGAGCCGCAATGGCCGCTTTTGCCCCTTCGCCAGCCGAGATAACCACCTGTTTGTACGGCATGGTGGTAACATCTCCGGCGGCAAACACGCCTTCGGTTGAGGTAGAACAATCGGGCTGAATAATAATTTGACCCAATTTATCTACGGCCACAAGCTGTTTTACCCAATCGGTTTTGTTACTATATCCCACCGCCACAAAAACGGCGGATGCGGGAATATTCTTTTCAACATCTTGATGTAATATCTTGACGCTATTTAGGTTGCTTGAACCCTCAACCGCCACTACCGAAGCGTCATAAATAACCTCAATGTTTTTACGTTTGGATAACTCTTTAAGTAGTACCGCTTCGCTCTTAAGTTCGCTAGTTCGGCAAACCAAATATACTTTTTCGGCATTTTTTGCCACGGCATTGGCAAAAGTTACCGCGCTATTACCGCCACCAACTACAACAACATTCGAGTATTTAGGGTGATTTTTCGGAATATGGTGATAAATTTGATCTCTAAATTCGGTTTCCCCAGGCACTTCTAAATCATTCGGTGTTTTTCCAAACGCCAAAATAATACTATTAGCCTGATATTTTTTGGTCAATGTAGCGACAAAAAACAACCCGTTGGCTTTGTGAACGGACGCAGTAGTTTCGTAAACAATTTTTGCACCAGTTTTTTCTGCTTGCGCGGCAAAAAGTTCCATTAATTTTGCCCCCTCCGTTAACGGGAGGCCGGGATAGTTTGCAATATCTGGGGTAATTCCAGCTTGGCCACCCAAATCGGACGATAAAATCAACGTTGAAAGCCCTCGACGAGAGGCAAAAAGACCAGCAGTTAGCCCCGCCGCTCCTCCTCCGACAATAATCAGATCATAAAGCTTATCCATAACTCATACTTTAGCTTATTTTCATGGTTTTAGGTAGTGTTACACAATAGTCGTCGCTTGATTAATATGTCCACCGATTTATCCAAGCACTAAGCACTAAATCCGAAATTCGAAAAAAATAATAAATAAGAAATCGAAAATTCTAAATTTTTAATTTTGTTCTTTAAATTTATTTCGAATTTGGTGCTTCGATTTTAGAATTTATTATTGTAAAAGTCCTTAGGCATATCAACAAAGTACACACCAGCATGGGAGGATGATTATTCAATGTTAACTGACTGCAATAATTCCGGCATCTCAACCCGCAAGTCGGGGTGCGCTTGTTTTATCTTACCCACCAGCACTTCACGACTTGTTTCTTCGCCATGAGTAACATATAACTGGCCAATTTTTTTATAGCCCGAGATCCATTCCAGTAATTGAGCTTGATCAGCATGGGCTGAAAACGCCGAAATCTGGCGTACTTCTGCCTCTAATGTCATATCCTGATGCATTACATGAATCTGACGCTCACCATCCAAAATGCGCCGGCCCAAACTGTGCTGAACCATAAAACCAACAATGCAAATTATGGTAGATTTGATGCCGCCGTAGTGAATTAAATGATGCGATATTCGCCCACCATTCATCATTCCAGACCCGGCGATAATAATTTTTGGTGCAGCCACAAAATTAATTGATTTTGATTCCTCTACCGTAGTACAGTATTTCAAGTGTGGGAACGAAAAGAAATCATCACCATGCTGAATGTGTTTCTGGCTGTCCGAATCAAATAAGCTCTCGTAGCGTCGAAAAACGGCCGTAGTCTCAATTGCCAATGGCGAGTCGACAAAAATTGGGATGTCTGGAATGGCCCCCGTCTCACGTAAATCGTTAAAATGATATAACAATTCTTGGGTGCGCTCTAAGGCAAAAGCGGGTATAAGCAACGTGCCTTTGTTAGCAACCACATCTAATACCGCTTTTTTAAGCTCGGCTACCCGATCTGAGTGTTCGTGCAAACGATCACCGTAAGTGGACTCTACCACCACAACATCAGCAGATTCGGGCTGAGCCGGTGGATTCATCAGCGGCACCGGATCGTTACCTAAATCGCCCGAAAAAATAATATGTTTTCCGTTAATTATCACTTCAATAATTGCCGAACCTAAAATGTGACCGGCGTCGTGAAAAATTACACTCACTTTGTCCGAAATACGAGTAGATGTTTTGTAAGGAACCGGGCGATACATACTGTTTAGCGCCTTAACCTCGTTTAAGGTGTACAACGGGATGTCATGATGTGTTTTAGCTTCATGAAACATCAAATCAGCCGCATCGGCTAAAATTAGATCGGCTAGCTCAGCAGTTTGAGCGGTGGTATAAATATGGCCTCTAAAACCATCATGATAAAGCTTGGGCAAACGGCCGCAATGATCAAAATGAGCATGAGTAAGTAGCACAAAATCTAAGCTTGACGGTTCAAACGGCCAGCGCGCCTTGTTCTTTTCAATCGCTTCGTCTGACCCTTGAAACATGCCGCAATCAATCAAAAAGCGAGTGTCTCCATCCTCAATAAAATAGCTGGAACCGGTTACCTCACCCGCTGCCCCCAAAAATTGAATTGTCATTTTACCCCTCTTAAAGATTCTTAATCAAATCTTCTGTCCTGTTCCGGTGTGTGCTTTTCTTGTTCGTGAATAATACCAATCACATTTTTAACCAACTTGGCTGGGTCATCATCAAATACAATATTATTGTGACCACGCTTTGCCGTATCCAAAATGCCTTCAATTTCCGTAGTAATACCGCCCGAACCGGTTAAAATACCAATTGGTTTTTTGTCTTCAAATGCGATAGTAAATTCATTCAGCGTGCCAATACGCCCACAGATGAATATGGCCGCATCAGCAGAACGAATCATCAACAGGTTGCGCCCGGAATAATCAAAACCGGTATAAATAATTAAATCCATATAGCTAACCGGCAAACGATATTTTTTTACATGCTCGGCTTTAGACGAGGCAGGGGATAATCCAATACTAATACCACCGTGCTCTTTGGCACCAATGGTTGCCCAGTGTGGGATATCGGTGGTAGCGCCAGTAACCAGCACAGCGTCATTTTTGGCAATTTCTTCACCCACAATCTTGGCTTTTTGATAAGCTCCCGGGGCGCAATTATTAACCGCCGAACCGGAAACGGCGATTTTGTACTTTGGCGAATCTGGAAACTTTACCCCCTTTGGCTGATCAGGCATATTAGCTCTCTCCTTGTTTCTTATCTATTTAATTTTACTTGATTGTAGCCCTTTTGGCTAATCCCACCGTGTCATTCCGGGCTAGACCCGGAATCTATTTGAAAGAAAAACGGGCACCCCCACTGGGGATACCCGTTAGCAACATAGCTATGGCTTGGGGTTGTTGTACTGCTTGTCTGCCATAATCGAGCAGGCGCGAGTGAATCCGTTCTTTAGCTTTGTCTTACGGGCGACATCGCCCTTGGCATACCGGTCAACCATTACGTAGAACGCGTGGTGAGCCAAAATGCTGCTCCGGTTTTCGCAATCTTCGTCGGACAGCAGTGGTTCACCGTATGTCGTAAACACCCAGAACGCCTTGGGTGACGGCTGCGGATATGGCGCCTCCCCCACCGGGATTCGGCTTGTGTGGTAGTGCCGCAAGAACCGTTTCACCAACCGTTCTAATGCAACTTGGTACGGTTTTCCATAACATAAGGCTGAGTTGTTTCCCTGTATTGCGTAGATGATCCGTTCTTCATCAATTTCAGTGTTCGGATCATAGAACTTCTGACGCACTCCGGGAATCGTATGGTCGCGATAGGCATGCAAGCACTCGTGAGACAGAATATCGCCACGCGTATGAGACGAGGTTCTAGGAGAAACCGGGGATATCAATATCCTATTGTTCACCGGATCGTACTCAGACTGGTTACTTGGCAGTACCCCGGCTTTCGAACATTCCGACTTCGATAATAGTGGCACAATTGCCAACTTACCATCAGTACTAACCTGGCGTACCTCCAAATCTCCCACTTTGTAGCGCTCACTGGCCCAGAGTACAGCTTTTCGTTGCTCGGGATCGCGTGACACCATGATGGCATCGGCCATGAACCGCGTTGACAACATACCGCGTTCATCTATCGTACTGGTATCATGCGATTGCGCAGCCCAAGCGCACTGACCAGCATAGCACAACACAGCGAACGTAAGGATGGCAGAGGTTGAACATTTCATCTTGCACTCCTCGCTGATTATGTTGAGTTGTTAAGGCACTTTCAAATACACTTCTTGGTGCATAACGACATTATTATAACAAATTGTTTAAATATTATAATACATTTTTACATGACAAAGCCACAAAGAACAACAACTGCTAGGTGTTTTTCACCCTAACAGTTGTTGCTCTCAAATTATCAGCTTTAAAACTAGGTTGGTTCTATTATCTAGAATGGTTTCCCTGTTTTGGGATCTCTACCGTTCCTAATATCGTTATCTATCAATTCAAATGTCACTTTATCCAGTTGTTTTTTCAACTTATTGTATTCTTGACGATCTCGCTCGCATTGTTGCTCCATGTACCTCTTCGCGCAAGAGAAATCGGGTCCCTTCGGGGGAGTATATGGCGGAACGACTGGGGGTTTTCTGCCTCCATTTGATGGTGGATTTTGTCTGTCTCTTTCCGGAGGATTCCAACCACCCCTATTTTTGGGTGGATTAGGGGGTATCATTGGCGGAGAATAATCTCTCGAAGGAGTTGGAATTGGTTCAACAAAAAATCGTGGATAAAATGGAGTGGGTTTTGGAGTTGGAAGGAAGTAGTCTCTAAATGGATCAAGCCCTGGTAAGATACTCCTTCCTAATTGCGGGTCAAATTGTCCTCCCATCAATCCACCATCTCCAAAATTCGGAAGTCTTGATCCGCCTCCCCATTCACTTGGTAGTTGCAACAAGTTATAAGTGCTTCCAGAGGTTGCAACTGTATTTGCATAAGCATCAGTAGTTAGGGTAGCAGAGATAGACTGGTTTGAGGCAGTAGTGGTTCTGTTTGTACCTGCACCATCATACAAAAAGTATTCGGAGTCTCGACGGATTACATCGTTACCGTACGAATATGTACCAGTTGTTGTTGACCCCTGTTTTTCTAATAGGATAGAATTTCCAGTCATCTGAAACACGGTAGTTGTTCCACCTGCTGTGCGACTGTATTGCCTACCTAGCGCATCGTAGGCATAGGTAATGTTGGTGCCATTTTGAGAAATTTGGGTAAGCTGACCTTCGTAATCGTATGTAAGGTCGTAGCTTGTTCCAGCCAAGGTGCGGTTAGTCTGATATCCGGCATCATTGTAAGTGTAGCTATTAGTAAACCCGCCACTGGTTGCTGTTACCTCGTTATCATCATTAATAGTAAAGCTGGTAGATGTACCGCCAACGGTTTGGGCGGTACGATTACCAACACCGTCCAAAGTGTAGCTCTTGCTATATGAGTTTGAGCCAGTGCGGGTTTCGCTGGTTAATCTGTCTGCACCATCATAGCCATAGGTAACCACGTCTCCGCTATCTTCGGTAACTGTATAGGCGGTACCGTCATCATTGTAGGTATAGGCAAATGAACTTAAGGTGGTGTTGCTGCTGTTTTTGTTGGTAACGCTAGTCAGCTGGTTGGCATTGTCATATACCATAGTAACTGTGGTGCTATTTGGATTGGTAATGTTAGTTTCGTTACCATTGTTGTCGTAGGTGTAAGTAGTGGTACCATTGGTTTCAGACTCGGTATAGATCTGATCTCTTGCAGTATAGGCATAGGTCATT is part of the Patescibacteria group bacterium genome and encodes:
- a CDS encoding NAD(P)/FAD-dependent oxidoreductase, with amino-acid sequence MDKLYDLIIVGGGAAGLTAGLFASRRGLSTLILSSDLGGQAGITPDIANYPGLPLTEGAKLMELFAAQAEKTGAKIVYETTASVHKANGLFFVATLTKKYQANSIILAFGKTPNDLEVPGETEFRDQIYHHIPKNHPKYSNVVVVGGGNSAVTFANAVAKNAEKVYLVCRTSELKSEAVLLKELSKRKNIEVIYDASVVAVEGSSNLNSVKILHQDVEKNIPASAVFVAVGYSNKTDWVKQLVAVDKLGQIIIQPDCSTSTEGVFAAGDVTTMPYKQVVISAGEGAKAAIAAHQYLSSKAGKAAPLIDWGKQKSVKRSKK
- a CDS encoding MBL fold metallo-hydrolase; this encodes MTIQFLGAAGEVTGSSYFIEDGDTRFLIDCGMFQGSDEAIEKNKARWPFEPSSLDFVLLTHAHFDHCGRLPKLYHDGFRGHIYTTAQTAELADLILADAADLMFHEAKTHHDIPLYTLNEVKALNSMYRPVPYKTSTRISDKVSVIFHDAGHILGSAIIEVIINGKHIIFSGDLGNDPVPLMNPPAQPESADVVVVESTYGDRLHEHSDRVAELKKAVLDVVANKGTLLIPAFALERTQELLYHFNDLRETGAIPDIPIFVDSPLAIETTAVFRRYESLFDSDSQKHIQHGDDFFSFPHLKYCTTVEESKSINFVAAPKIIIAGSGMMNGGRISHHLIHYGGIKSTIICIVGFMVQHSLGRRILDGERQIHVMHQDMTLEAEVRQISAFSAHADQAQLLEWISGYKKIGQLYVTHGEETSREVLVGKIKQAHPDLRVEMPELLQSVNIE